A genomic segment from Methanocaldococcus sp. encodes:
- a CDS encoding indole-3-glycerol-phosphate synthase, with the protein MNILKKIVYDRKKMIELEKRKNIIQDLRSFIENRDIDVEKKKKLKLSKSIKKTKEIKNPIITEIKPASPSKGNIKKIDLEDVENIAKEMIEGGCCGISILTEPKYFNGSYYNLIVARKFDISILMKDFIVDFYQIDIASEIGSNAILLIVSVLGEDIGEFLDYAKENDLECLVETHNEEEIDIALDAGAKIIGINNRDLKTLKIDLKTIEKLAPLIPNNKIKVGESGIYNKEDLNYILKFVDSALIGSSIMESKNIKEKVNELIKK; encoded by the coding sequence ATGAACATATTAAAAAAAATAGTATATGATAGAAAAAAAATGATTGAATTAGAAAAAAGGAAAAATATAATTCAAGATTTAAGAAGTTTTATTGAAAATAGAGATATAGATGTTGAAAAAAAGAAAAAGTTAAAATTATCTAAGAGTATAAAAAAGACAAAAGAGATAAAAAATCCTATAATAACTGAGATTAAGCCAGCATCTCCATCAAAGGGAAATATAAAAAAGATAGATCTTGAAGATGTTGAGAATATTGCAAAAGAAATGATTGAAGGAGGTTGTTGTGGAATATCTATTTTAACTGAACCAAAATACTTTAATGGAAGTTATTATAATTTAATAGTCGCGAGAAAATTTGATATTTCTATATTGATGAAAGATTTTATCGTTGATTTTTATCAGATAGACATTGCCAGTGAAATTGGATCTAATGCTATTTTGTTGATAGTTTCTGTTTTAGGAGAAGACATTGGAGAATTTTTAGATTATGCTAAGGAGAATGACTTAGAGTGTTTAGTTGAGACTCATAATGAGGAAGAAATAGATATAGCCTTAGATGCAGGGGCTAAAATAATAGGGATAAACAATAGAGATTTAAAAACATTGAAAATAGATTTAAAAACAATTGAAAAATTAGCCCCATTAATTCCAAACAATAAAATAAAAGTTGGAGAGAGTGGAATTTATAATAAGGAAGATTTAAACTATATATTAAAATTTGTAGATTCTGCACTAATTGGCTCTTCTATAATGGAAAGTAAAAATATTAAAGAAAAGGTTAATGAATTAATTAAAAAATAA
- a CDS encoding bifunctional NADP phosphatase/NAD kinase produces MEGFKIAMKVIEEIDKKIKPLIGWEKAEEIVKIGADGTPTKRIDLIAENIAISILEKYGGGILISEEIGLKVIGNDLEHIFILDPIDGTYNALKSIPIYSTSIAIAKIRSEDKKSIRENINDLKWIKKFIANNYSINDLYIGIVKNLATREIYYGIKGYGSYLEKDNEKIRIKTKNIKNLREASIGLFVYGLSNDLLEFLKEKKVRRIRLFGSTALEMCYVVSGSLDAYINVNENSRLCDIAGAYVICKEGNAVITNKNGKELNIRLDLMEKTSLIVSNKYLHKKLISLFGNKWIIKPISFGIVVREDKKEAIELAIKVCEYLKNKNIPYCVEPFLKDIVGGEPFNIQKMSHIIAIGGDGTILRASRLVNGEVVPIIAVNMGKVGFLSEFSKDEIFKVIDKVISGDYDIEKRSKLKCEIIKDNKVIETPSALNEMVVITKNPAKILEFEVYINDKLIENVRADGIIISTPTGSTAYSLSAGGPIVSPNVDCFIITPICPYKLSSRPLVVPSSDKIKLKLKLDKPALLVIDGSVEYEINRDDELIFKKSDSYAYFVKGQSFYDKLNRCFKVK; encoded by the coding sequence ATGGAAGGTTTTAAAATTGCAATGAAAGTTATTGAAGAGATTGATAAAAAGATAAAGCCATTAATTGGTTGGGAAAAGGCTGAGGAAATTGTAAAAATAGGAGCAGATGGAACTCCAACTAAGAGAATAGATCTTATTGCAGAAAATATTGCCATAAGTATATTAGAAAAGTATGGAGGAGGCATTTTAATAAGTGAGGAAATTGGTTTAAAAGTTATTGGCAACGATTTAGAGCATATATTTATTTTAGATCCAATAGATGGAACATACAACGCTCTGAAATCTATTCCTATTTATTCAACATCTATTGCCATTGCAAAAATTAGAAGTGAAGATAAAAAATCAATTAGGGAGAATATTAACGATTTAAAATGGATTAAAAAGTTCATAGCAAACAACTATAGTATAAACGACTTATATATCGGAATTGTAAAAAATTTAGCTACTAGGGAAATATATTATGGAATTAAAGGATATGGTAGTTACTTAGAGAAGGACAATGAAAAAATAAGAATTAAAACCAAAAATATAAAAAATTTACGTGAAGCATCTATTGGACTATTTGTTTATGGATTATCTAATGACCTTTTAGAATTTTTAAAAGAGAAAAAAGTTAGGAGAATTAGATTATTTGGCTCAACTGCCTTAGAAATGTGTTATGTTGTTAGTGGTTCATTAGATGCCTATATAAATGTTAATGAAAACTCTCGACTATGTGATATTGCTGGGGCATATGTTATTTGTAAGGAGGGTAATGCTGTAATAACTAACAAAAATGGGAAAGAGTTAAATATAAGGTTAGATTTAATGGAAAAAACTTCTTTAATTGTTAGTAATAAATATTTACATAAAAAGTTAATATCTCTTTTTGGAAATAAGTGGATTATAAAGCCAATAAGTTTTGGGATAGTAGTTAGAGAAGATAAAAAAGAGGCAATTGAATTGGCTATAAAAGTTTGTGAGTATTTAAAAAATAAAAATATACCTTACTGCGTTGAGCCATTTTTGAAAGATATAGTTGGAGGAGAACCTTTTAATATTCAAAAAATGTCGCACATCATAGCAATAGGGGGAGATGGAACTATATTGAGAGCATCGAGATTAGTTAATGGTGAAGTAGTTCCAATAATTGCAGTAAATATGGGAAAAGTTGGATTTTTATCTGAATTTAGTAAAGATGAAATTTTTAAAGTAATTGATAAAGTAATTTCTGGGGATTATGATATAGAAAAAAGAAGTAAATTAAAATGTGAAATTATAAAAGATAATAAAGTTATAGAAACTCCATCTGCCTTAAATGAAATGGTTGTTATTACTAAAAATCCAGCAAAAATTTTAGAGTTTGAAGTATATATAAATGATAAACTCATAGAAAATGTTAGGGCAGATGGAATTATTATCTCAACACCAACTGGATCAACTGCCTATTCATTAAGTGCTGGTGGTCCCATAGTATCTCCAAATGTAGATTGCTTTATAATAACCCCAATATGCCCCTATAAACTATCTTCTCGACCTCTGGTAGTTCCAAGTTCAGATAAAATTAAATTAAAACTTAAATTAGATAAACCCGCTCTATTGGTAATAGATGGTAGTGTTGAATATGAAATAAATAGAGATGATGAATTAATATTTAAAAAATCAGATAGTTACGCATACTTTGTAAAGGGACAGAGTTTTTATGATAAATTAAATAGATGCTTTAAAGTAAAATAG